The genomic interval TTTCCTGCACCTTTTTTATTGGTTTTATGGAGCTTTAATGGGCTCTTGTTTCGTCAAAGAAATGCGATTTTTCTTACTAATGAGGGAATGTATATACGCTCTAGTGGTTTTTTAAAGCTATGGTATCAGCATAGATTCTATAAATATGGGGAATTTGGGTTTTATGTGCAGAAGATAGGTGGTGCTATCTATACGAGCAATTGGACGATAAGAATAAATGATATAAATACACAATATCGCCACTACTTTCATAATCTTTCAAACAAAGAATCTAAAGTTTATGTGATAGTTGATAATGATGAGCAAGATATGAAAAAGCTCCTTGAAATCCTAAGAGAAAAAACACAAGAAGCCTTAGAGAAACAAGGCAAAGCAAATCAATATGATTTGCGTGAGAAAATTAAACATTTACATATAAAGGAGTGGTAAAGAGATAAAATAAAACCAACTTTGGCATTATAAAGCCTGATATTAAGTATCTCTCAAGGGTTTGAAGAGAAAATTGTAGAAATTTTTAAGTATTAAAATGAGGTTTATTCTTCTAAAATAATAAAATCTCTTTTTGGTTTATTTACTTGAGCGCCTCTTCTAGTGTCATTATAAGACTTATAAGATGTTTGAGAAGCCATTTTTAAAAAATTGAGCGCATAATCATCTTTAGCAAGTCTTGCGGTGCTTGATGAAATTTTAGGAATATACTCTTGTAGAATCTTGACACGCTCAATTACATCTTCAAAATATCCTTGTGCCATTTGATTACGCTCTTTGTTTTTTTCCCAGCTAAAGCCTTTATTGTAGGATTTAATCACTTCATACCAATTTCCCTTACGCACTTTGTGCCAATAACTTAACTCATCAAGTGCGCTCTGAAGGGCAAATTCATCATCACGAATAAGAAGCTCTCCTACCATATTACGCATAAAATTAGAATCTTTTTGCTTGTGTTTTTTAATAATACCCGGAATATGTGCGTGAAAAATACCTGCTGATGGGTCAGCGAAATTCACCCTATACTCTCCAGCACAAGATTCTTTCCACGCAATAGCTGCCATTGTGTAGCCAAAGCCACTCTTTGCACCATATTTAAAGGCTTTTAAAATAACTTGCTTTTGGTTTTTATTAAATTCTTTTGGTTGCACACATTTGCCCTCAATTTTATGAAGCGGTAGGGCAAATGCAATACATAAAGCCCCGCTTATCGCCATTATACATAATCCAATGATGATTTTCACTCTCTAACCTCCAATAAGACTTTAGTGATTCTCAATATATGTAAATAAGTTTTTAACAAGTCTGCATTATAATGATACAATCATATCTAAATTTTAAAGGAATATCCTTGAAATCATCATATTTGCCCTTACTTATTGAAATTTTCACTGAAGAACTCCCCGCTCTCCCTTTTCTCAAAGAGTTACCGCATATGGTAGAAAAATGGCAAAAAATTGCGCAAAAACACCGCATTACTTCTACGCCCACTCTCTATTTCACACCGCGCCGCATTGTGCTTTATGAGCAAAACTTCGCCACTCATACACAAGATATTCTTATAGAATCTTATGGTCCTCCCCTTGCTATTGCTTTTATTAATGGTGATAAAACAAAGGGTCTAAGCAAAGCGGGTGAAAGCTTCTTCAAAAAACTTGAGTTGCCAACAAACACGCCTTATGAAATAAGAATCAAAGAGAATAAAGAAGTCCTCTATTATGCCAAAATGCAAAAAGGTGTGCAAACAAAAGATATTGTAGGAGAGATACTCATAGAGTGGCTCAAGGCATTGCAATTTGGCAAAAGTATGTTTTGGGGCAACTTAAATGAAAGCTTTATCCGCCCTGTGCGCAATATTTTTATCTTACTTGGAGAACAAAGTGTTTCTTTTAATGCTTTTGGGCTGCATAGCATTGCCCAAACTTATCCACACCGAGATATAAGCTTTGAGCCTTATGCCATTACCTCTCCTTCTGATTATTTTCAATCCTTAGAAAAAAGCAAAGTCATACTTGAACAAAACAAACGAAGAGCAATGATTTTAGAGCAAATTGTAGTCATAGAATCGCAAGAAAACATAAAGGTAGAAATTGATGAAGCATTGCTTAATGAAATTGTAGCCATTACAGAATATCCACGCGCAGCGTATGGAATCTTTGATAAGCAGTTCTTACAGCTACCCAATGAGGTCATTATTACTTCAATGAAAGAAAATCAACGATATTTTGCCACCTACAAAGACGGGCATCTCCACAATGGTTTTGTGCTTGTTGCTAATTCTACTGCTGCTAATCTTGGACCTATTGTGCAGGGCAATCAAAAGGTTTTAAAAGCGCGCCTCTCTGATGCTGTATTTTTCTATGAAAATGACCTTAAAAATGGATTTGCTCCTGAAAAATTAGGGCAGATTCTATTTGTTGATGGGCTAGGTTCATTACTTGATAAAACTAAGCGCGAAAGCGTCATTGCACTTGAATTGCTCAAATTTTATACTCATAAGATAGATATGAAGATTCAAGAATCCCAAGAAATATTAAGCACTGCAGTGAAGTATGCAAAGGCTGATTTACTCACAGAAATGGTATATGAATTTACTGAACTGCAGGGAATTATAGGCTATTATTATGCGCAAAGCTTTGGTATGCACCCACTTGTTGCTCAAGCTATCAAAGAACAATATCTTCCCACAGGGGAAGATTCTCCACTTCCTAGCCATATACTTAGCGCAATCCTCGCCCTTAGTATCAAGCTTGATAACATTTTTGCTCTCTTTAGCATTGATAAGATTCCTAGCGGCTCAAAAGACCCTTTTGCTCTGCGCAGGGCTGCAAATGGGGTCATTAAAATTATATGGCATTATGGACTAGATTTTGACTTGAGCATTGATATACCTCGCTTATATCAAGCAGGAGGCTATAAACCAAGCAATATGCAGCGCATTGAATCTTTTTTTCTTGAACGACTTGAGGGTATGCTCAAGGTTAATCCCTCTCTTATCCGATGTGTGCTTAATGCTCGTGTCAATAACGCAAAAGTGCGTAATCTCAACACCATTATACACAACATTGAAGCACTAAGCGCATTTTTTGAAAAAAGTGACAAACAATCTCTCATTACGCTTTTTAAACGCGTAGCAAATATTCTTAACGATGATATAATACCCACACACATTGACGAATCTCTCTTAAGTTTTCCTCAAGAAATTGCCCTTTACCAAGCTCTTAAAGCTCTTAAAGCAAAGGAATTTAAGGACATAAGTGAGCATATTGCTACACTTTTTTCACTCAAAGAACCCTTAGAAGCATTTTTTGCTTCTGTGCTTGTAAATGATAATGATAATGCCATTAAGACAAATCGTCAAATGCTTATTTTGAGCATATATAATGAATTTCTCCGCATTGGGGATATTAAGGACATTACACTTTGAAATCATTGTATCAAATCTTTATACTTGAATCAAAAAATATATTTACCTCTGTTTCAGCTATGCTCATTATTTTTGGGGGCTCGCTTTTTTATCTTTTCCTCTATCCCACGCCTTATTATGAAGATGTCGTAAGTGCGCAAAAAATTGCACTTATTGATTATGATAATACTTCCTCATCGCGCGAACTCATTGCGCTTATAAGGGCATCGCCACATTTAGAGCTTGTAGGGATTCTTGATAATCCACAAAAAGCACAAAATCTCATAGAATCTAATCGCATTTATGGCTTACTTATTATTCCTAAAGATTTTGAAAAACATCTCTATAAGCATATCCCGCCCACAATTCCTATTATGGCAAATGCTTCGTATTTGCTTATTTATGGTGCCATTGCTAATGCTGCTGCTGATGTCATCAATGAATTTAACACACTTCATAAAACAAAGCTCAATGTGCAAGAATATGACATTTTACAGCCCACATTTATCCCTCTTTTCAACCCTTCAATGGGCTATATTAACTATACTCTAGCACCTGTGCTTATTTTTATTTTGCACCAAACGCTTGTCGCTGGAGCTGGAATCATCGGTGGCACACAGAATCAACAATTTTCTCAAGGTATGCGAAATTACTATTCTTGGGCAAATCCATTGATTTTAGTATTATGCAAAATAATTGTATTTTTTTGTATTTACGCTTTGCTTTTTGCATTTTATTTTGGCTTTGCATATGCATTTTATGGCGTGAATGTCAATGCTAGTATTCTTGATTTTTGGCTTTTTAGCATTGCTTTTATTCTTTCAACTGCTGCATTTGGCGTATTTTTTGGCTCATTGCTTCCCAAACGCGCCCTATCAACGCAAATCATTATGCTCGCCTCTATGCCCATAGTATTTTTACTAGGCTTTATGTGGCCTCAAGCACAAATCGCTCCTTGGGCAAGTGATGTTATTGCCTTTTTGCCTGCATATCACGGAATCAATGGACTTTTACAACTTAACCAAATGGGCGCTAGCTTTGGCAGTGTATGGGAATATTTTATGAGCTTACTATTTTTAGGCATAGTGTATGCAGGTGCGAGTGCCCTTGTGATTTATAAAAAAACTTTACGTTGGTAATTACTTTATAATCAACATAATATGTTCCACAACAGAATCTGCCTTTAACTATTTTGCATTTCAAACATTTTATCAAATAGTTCAAAATATGATGAGATAGAAAAAATATTTTAAAGCAATCACTTATTTAGTTACACATACAAATGCGAAAGTATGGAGTTTATGGGATTAATTCCATTACACTTAATAAGACAAATTTTGATTCTTCTGGTGGCATTAAACCAAAGGTAAGTAAGTTAATGATGCCAAGCATCTTTAATAATACAAGCATTGAAGCGCCTAATGATTTTAGTATGCTCCTTACAAAAGAAAATGTGCAAGATTATTTAAATGCCCTTAGCATGCAGATAAAGCTATCAGTCAAATGAACAATAACCTAATGTGTGCTTATAACACCACCCCAAATAAGCACAAAAGGTAAAACGAGAGGAGCACCCCATACATATATTGGTGCGCGAATAGAAAACATAAGGCTATCTTGCGATGAATAATGTGAAGAATAGTCCGTGCGATGTGTAAGTGAAAAATATATCGGTGAGCTTGGCAAAATTAAAATACCTTTATCAAAATATGCTCCATCTATCGTGCTATCTCTAAATCCACCACCAATATATACGCTTAGAATCTGCCACCCACGAATATTGAAAAATGCAGGATGCCAATAACCCTCAATCCCAAACCGATGAGAATCCTGCCCACTAAAGCCATATTCATAGCGAAATTTCGCTCCAAAAAATTGTGGAAATTTACCAACACTACCAAAGGAGAGTTTGCCAAAATCAAAGGCAATATGCTTTTGTGAATAGTACCACTGATTGAAAGTCATAGAATCTTCATTAAATATAAATCCATATTCTGTGCCAAATGTATTTAAGAGTATGCTTAGTCTTGAAAATACTCCGCCAGATGTCAATGTCTCTGGCCAAGCCTTTTTATCATAAGCCTTTGGATACACAAATCTCTCATCAAAGAGAAAATCACTTAGCTCATAAGAAGACTCTTGCTTTTCCTCGTTGTAATTTTTATCATTATTTTTTGGATATAATTCATTAGTATTTGAAGGCAATGCTACCCCAACTTCTCCATAGGTGCTTGTAATAAAGAATATAAAAACAATACATTTAAGAATCTGTTGGATCATTACCCCCTACCTTAAATTATATAGATTTATTGCATTTGTGCAGCGACTTCGGCAGCAAAATCCTCAACTTTTTTCTCAATACCCTCACCCAACTCAAAGCGGATATACTCAATTATTTCAATCTCATCACCTAGCTCTTTAGATTTAGCCTCAAGCACTTGAGCAATCGTTTTTTTGTCGTCCATTACATAAAATTGCCCTAAAAGTGTCAATCTTTGGTCAAGCAATGTGCTATCAGCCACAAATCGCTCCATTTGTCCGGGCAAAATTTTATCCCAAATTGCTTCTGGCTTGCCTTGAGCTTTTAAATCTTCTCGTAACTTTTGCTCTTGTGCTTGAAGCACAGATTCTGTAAGTTCGCTGCGGCTGATGTATTGTGGAATCTTATGTAATGGCTTACCAAGCCTTTTAAACTCCTCATTTTCCTTTTGTAATTCAGCAATAAGAGCAACTTTTTCTTTTTGAATAAATTCATATTCAAGCTGTGTGTAGCTTAATACTTGAGGTTTCATTGCAGCAGCGTGCATACAGATACTCTTAGCAAGCTCTACACAAGCAACTTTTGAACTTTCTTTATCAAACTTCATCGCAATAAGCACGCCTACGCGTCCATTTGAATGCACATAACCATTCACAATGCCTTTTCCTTGTGCTTCAATACTAGCAATGCGACGCACAACGATATTTTCACCAATTTTAGCAATGTTTTGTTGGAGGTATTCCTCAAATTTTACACCACCAATACTCATTGTATGCAGAGATTGCGCACTAGAGAGAGCATTATCATATACAATTTTTGATGTTTGCGCTACAAGCTCTTTGAATGTATCATTTTTGGCTACAAAATCTGTTTCTGAATTAATCTCAATAATGCTTGCTTTGCTAAAATCATTTGCCACCTCTACACTCACAATACCTTCACTTGCTATCCTATCAGCCTTTTTGGCTGCTTTGCTTAAGCCTTTTTCGCGCAAGTATTCTACCGCTTTTTCAAGATTACCCTCTGTTTCTACAAGTGCTTTTTTGCAGTCCATCATACCTGCATCTGTCATCTCACGAAGCTGTTTTACAAGCTGTGCTGGAATATCTGCCATATTATGCCTCCTCTTGCATTTGTGTAGCAACTTCAGCAGTTACTTCATCAAGAATCTCTTGCTTTTCTTCATTAGTGACTGGAGCAATTTGCTCTCCTTGCTCATTCTGCTCATCTTTATTTTCAGAGCGCCCCTCTAAAATTGCCTCACTTATTTCTTTGCAAAAGAGCTGAATGGAACGTATCGCATCATCATTACCCGGAATAGGATAATCTACCATATCAGGGTCGCAGTTTGTATCAAGTGGTGCAACCACAGGAATACCAAGCCGTCTTGCTTCTGCTACAGCAATTTTCTCTTTTGCTGCATCAATGACAAAAATCATATCAGGGGCTTTTTTCATATGTCGCACACCGCCAAGATATTTATCAAGCTTTTCTTTTTTGCGTTGCAACATAAGCTTTTCTTTCTTCGTGAGCAAATCAATTTGCCCGCTGCTCTCCATTTCTTCAATAATTTCAAGTCTGCGAATTGATTTTTTGATTGTGCTAAAATTCGTGAGCATTCCGCCAAGCCATCGGTAATTAACATAAGGCGCATTTACAGATTCTGCATATTGTTTTAATGTTTCACTTGCTTGTCGCTTTGTGCCCACAAACATAATCACTTTACCCTCACTTGCTGCTTGTTTAATAATATTATAAGTGTAGCGAAAGTAGCGTAAAGTCTTTTGCAAGTCAATAATGTGAATATTTTTTCTCACGCCAAAGATAAATCTTTTCATCTTTGGATTCCAGCGACGAGTTTGATGTCCAAAATGCACACCACATTCAAGTAGGTCTTTCATTGTTACCATAGGTTCTCCTTGTAAATTTTGGTTTATCCTCCATACCCCTTAGCAAGACTCATTAAACCCTTGCAACCTCATAAGGATTGGTATGTGTGAATTTGCTATTAAGCTTTATGTGCTGCTAGATTCTATAACAGAGCATACTTTTTTCAAAGTAAAAGACAAAAATTTTAGCTTAATTTGACTAAAACCTTGCTTATAATTTTAATTATACACTCATTTCATAGAGTTTTTTACGCTCACTAGAGCTTGCAATATTGAGCTGTTGGCGATATTTAGTAATCGTGCGCCGCACCATTTTAAGAGCAAATTTTTGCTCTACACTTTTTAGAATCTTCAAATCACTCAAAGGTTTTTTTCTGTCTTCATTTTTGATAAGATTCAATATAAAATCCTTAATTGAAGCATTTGAAGTGTCTCCATCAATGGCTGCGGTAAAAAAGCTTTTGATAGGGAAAATCCCCCTGTCGCATTCAAGATACTTATTGGCAATAGCACGCGAAATGGTGCTAGGTGCATATCCTAAATCTTGGGCAATATCTTTAAGTTTCATAGGGCGAATCTCCCCGCCCATAAAAAAATCATATTGATTCTCGCGCAAGGCAATGGCAATTTTTAAAATGGTGGCTTTACGCATATCAAGCGCATCAACTAAATCTTTTGCTTCTTTAAGTTTGGTTTTCAAAAACTCTGCACTCTCCTTATGTGCCTCTATACCTTTAATTTTCTCCTCAATCAAAATCTTGGGATAATACACATCATTAATTGACACTTCAAGCTCATAGGTAGTATTTTTGAGTGCATCAGTTTTTACTCGTTCAAAGATAAAAATATCAGGAATCACTTCAGCCTCTTTCGCTCCAAACTCAATTGCAGGCGGATTCCTAAAGCTCTTAATAATTTTCATTACTTCATTGTATGCAGCGTGATTTTTATATTTGCTATGATTTTGCAAATCACGTATCACACACGCAGCCAAATCATAGCTTTCGCCCTCTAATTCAGTATTGCTCAACTGAAAAAGAAAAGATTCTATTACATCTTTTGCACCCACACCATAAGGCTCAAGATATGCAAATCTCTGCCTTACACGCTCTACATCTTCTTCATTCAATCCCAATTCACAAGCTATCTCACCCACTGCTGTATCTAAATATCCCTCATCATTTAGATTTTCTACAATCTTAAGCGCGATAGTGCGTGAAATTTCGGTAGGAAACAAAGTCGAATCAATTTGTTCCTCAAGCACTTCATAGAGGCTTTGTTGGCTAATATGTATAGATTCAAAGCGGTCATTTGACGTATTTGAAGAAAGATGAGATTTCTTATAGCTTTTAGACTGCAAACTCTGGGTCATTTGGCTTTGCACGCTAGCATAGGGGTTTTCTTCTACAATAGCATTGAGCGTCTCTTCAAGCTCCATAACGCCACTTTGTAAAATAGGCAACCAACTCTTTAGCGTTGTTGAAAGGCGCGTCTTAATATTGAGATTACTTCGTAGCTTACCCCCTACACTCATGCTTTAAAATGCTCTCCCAAATAGTATTTGCGCACTAATTCATTTGCATAAATTTCCTCTGCATTCCCACTCGCAAGAAGTGCCCCACCTTTAATTACATAGGTGCGAGAGCAAACTGATAGTGTCTCGCGCACATTATGGTCAGTTATAAGAACACCAATATCAAGCTCTGTAAGCCTCAAAATAATATTTTGTATATCACTTACTGCGCGTGGATCTACACCGGCAAAAGGTTCATCAAGCAAAATAAACTTTGGGTCTTTCACAAGCGCACGTGCTATTTCTACTCTTCTCCTCTCTCCACCACTTAAGCTTACGCCTTTTCTTGAACGAATGGGTTCAATATTAAATTCTTCAAGCATTTTTTCAATTTTAATCTGCCTATCTTTCGCATTTTTGATACTTATCTCTGCTGCGAGCATAAGATTTTCCTCTGTGCTTAAATCTTTAAAAATACTCGATTCTTGAGGAAGATAACCAATTCCTAGGTTGGAGCGCTGATGCAGAGGGAGTTTAGTAATATCAGTATGATTAAGCATAACCTTTCCAGAGCTTGGGTGTAGTAACCCACAAATCATATAAAAAGTAGTTGTTTTACCTGCTCCATTTGGACCCAAAAGCCCCACTACTTCACCACTATTAACTTCAAGAGAAATATCTTGAACGATTTTTGTTTTTTTAATATGTTTATTGAGATTATGTGCAGAAAGCTTATTCATAGGGCTACCTTATAGATTCTATTATCAAGCGTTGCATTTGTATTTATGGTAATACTCATTACCTTAAAGCCATTTTGACGCAATATCTTTTCTAAATGCTCATCACCCCATTCCACAAAATGCAGCCCTTCTTCCTCAAACATTTCAAGCAATCCTAATTCAAGCATATCCTGTATGTCCTTGCGATAAATATCATAATGGTAAATCACGCCATAATCTTGACTTTTATAAGCTTGTGCCAGGCTAAATGTGGGTGAAGTAACTTCTTCTTTACGCTGCTTATTTTCAGATGCTACAAAAGAACGCACCAAAGTCGTTTTGCCACTTCCTAAATCCCCTCTTAAAAGCACTATATAGCCTTTACAAATTTTGTTTTTTAAAGTATGACAAAGCTCCCCAACCGCAGATTCGCTTAACACATATTCACACATTTGATCCACCTGTTTGACTATCTTGCATAATCACTTCTTTAATGCCTACACTATCCTTAATAGCACTTATTAAATCCTTATTTTGTGTCAAAAAAGCATCTCTAGCATCAAGCATAGCTTTATCTGTTGAGATATCTAAAGTAGAAGATGTATTTGAATGAGGAATGTGTGTGTTAGTAGAGGTATTTTCAGATGATAAAATGATGTTTTGTTCAGAAGTGCTTTGAGGAATCACTTGAATAGACACCTGCGAGCCAAAAATTTCAGCCACTAATGCCTTGATAATACTAAAATGCTCTTTGAGTTGCTCCTTATCTTCGCCCTGTGCTGTGCTACGCCAACGCAAAACCTCTCCATCAAAATCCACAAACACTACATTGCGTTCAAAAATCTCCCCTAATCCCACATTGCGGTCTTTAATCTTTTGCACAAGTGTGCTAAAGCGCAAATGAGCATTAAGAGTTGGGCTAGTATTATTATGCGAAGAATTTGGAGTATGCACCTCTGAAGAAGTGAGGGAGGGAGGCGTATAACTTTGTTGAATATGAGTATTTGATGTAGAAGATGCACCATTAAATAGCTCTGCCTCAAGCTCTTCTATCATAGATTCTATATCTTTGACTTTAAGTGCTTCTTGCATTTTCATTGCACATAATAACAACACAAACGCACCATCAGTATTAAGGTTAAGCAGACTCTTAGATTCACTTAGAATACGCGCGAATCTCTCAAGAAGAAGTGGCGGAAAATCCACACTTTCTTTAAGTAGTTTATCTTTTAAAAAAAGCATCATTTCATCAAGTATCATTTCACATTCATACTCTTGGAGAATCTGCATAATCTTATGTGTATTTTGCTCATTTTTGTGTAAAATACTCTGAAAATAATCATCAAGCACTTGAGGATCAACTACGCCGAGCATATCTGTTACTCCTGTGACTTCAATATGATTTTTGCAAAAAATAATCGCTTGGTCCAACAAAGTCAATGTATCACGTAAGCTCCCCGAACCGCTCCGCGCAATAATATCAAGAGCTTGAGGTTCATAGCTCACTCCCTCTTTATTAAGAATTTGAGTGATATGTTCTACAACAAGTCGGTGAGGAATTTGCTTAAATCTAAAATGCTGCGTGC from Helicobacter hepaticus ATCC 51449 carries:
- the glyS gene encoding glycine--tRNA ligase subunit beta; this encodes MKSSYLPLLIEIFTEELPALPFLKELPHMVEKWQKIAQKHRITSTPTLYFTPRRIVLYEQNFATHTQDILIESYGPPLAIAFINGDKTKGLSKAGESFFKKLELPTNTPYEIRIKENKEVLYYAKMQKGVQTKDIVGEILIEWLKALQFGKSMFWGNLNESFIRPVRNIFILLGEQSVSFNAFGLHSIAQTYPHRDISFEPYAITSPSDYFQSLEKSKVILEQNKRRAMILEQIVVIESQENIKVEIDEALLNEIVAITEYPRAAYGIFDKQFLQLPNEVIITSMKENQRYFATYKDGHLHNGFVLVANSTAANLGPIVQGNQKVLKARLSDAVFFYENDLKNGFAPEKLGQILFVDGLGSLLDKTKRESVIALELLKFYTHKIDMKIQESQEILSTAVKYAKADLLTEMVYEFTELQGIIGYYYAQSFGMHPLVAQAIKEQYLPTGEDSPLPSHILSAILALSIKLDNIFALFSIDKIPSGSKDPFALRRAANGVIKIIWHYGLDFDLSIDIPRLYQAGGYKPSNMQRIESFFLERLEGMLKVNPSLIRCVLNARVNNAKVRNLNTIIHNIEALSAFFEKSDKQSLITLFKRVANILNDDIIPTHIDESLLSFPQEIALYQALKALKAKEFKDISEHIATLFSLKEPLEAFFASVLVNDNDNAIKTNRQMLILSIYNEFLRIGDIKDITL
- a CDS encoding ABC transporter permease, with protein sequence MKSLYQIFILESKNIFTSVSAMLIIFGGSLFYLFLYPTPYYEDVVSAQKIALIDYDNTSSSRELIALIRASPHLELVGILDNPQKAQNLIESNRIYGLLIIPKDFEKHLYKHIPPTIPIMANASYLLIYGAIANAAADVINEFNTLHKTKLNVQEYDILQPTFIPLFNPSMGYINYTLAPVLIFILHQTLVAGAGIIGGTQNQQFSQGMRNYYSWANPLILVLCKIIVFFCIYALLFAFYFGFAYAFYGVNVNASILDFWLFSIAFILSTAAFGVFFGSLLPKRALSTQIIMLASMPIVFLLGFMWPQAQIAPWASDVIAFLPAYHGINGLLQLNQMGASFGSVWEYFMSLLFLGIVYAGASALVIYKKTLRW
- the tsf gene encoding translation elongation factor Ts, producing MADIPAQLVKQLREMTDAGMMDCKKALVETEGNLEKAVEYLREKGLSKAAKKADRIASEGIVSVEVANDFSKASIIEINSETDFVAKNDTFKELVAQTSKIVYDNALSSAQSLHTMSIGGVKFEEYLQQNIAKIGENIVVRRIASIEAQGKGIVNGYVHSNGRVGVLIAMKFDKESSKVACVELAKSICMHAAAMKPQVLSYTQLEYEFIQKEKVALIAELQKENEEFKRLGKPLHKIPQYISRSELTESVLQAQEQKLREDLKAQGKPEAIWDKILPGQMERFVADSTLLDQRLTLLGQFYVMDDKKTIAQVLEAKSKELGDEIEIIEYIRFELGEGIEKKVEDFAAEVAAQMQ
- the rpsB gene encoding 30S ribosomal protein S2; amino-acid sequence: MVTMKDLLECGVHFGHQTRRWNPKMKRFIFGVRKNIHIIDLQKTLRYFRYTYNIIKQAASEGKVIMFVGTKRQASETLKQYAESVNAPYVNYRWLGGMLTNFSTIKKSIRRLEIIEEMESSGQIDLLTKKEKLMLQRKKEKLDKYLGGVRHMKKAPDMIFVIDAAKEKIAVAEARRLGIPVVAPLDTNCDPDMVDYPIPGNDDAIRSIQLFCKEISEAILEGRSENKDEQNEQGEQIAPVTNEEKQEILDEVTAEVATQMQEEA
- a CDS encoding RNA polymerase factor sigma-54, with translation MSVGGKLRSNLNIKTRLSTTLKSWLPILQSGVMELEETLNAIVEENPYASVQSQMTQSLQSKSYKKSHLSSNTSNDRFESIHISQQSLYEVLEEQIDSTLFPTEISRTIALKIVENLNDEGYLDTAVGEIACELGLNEEDVERVRQRFAYLEPYGVGAKDVIESFLFQLSNTELEGESYDLAACVIRDLQNHSKYKNHAAYNEVMKIIKSFRNPPAIEFGAKEAEVIPDIFIFERVKTDALKNTTYELEVSINDVYYPKILIEEKIKGIEAHKESAEFLKTKLKEAKDLVDALDMRKATILKIAIALRENQYDFFMGGEIRPMKLKDIAQDLGYAPSTISRAIANKYLECDRGIFPIKSFFTAAIDGDTSNASIKDFILNLIKNEDRKKPLSDLKILKSVEQKFALKMVRRTITKYRQQLNIASSSERKKLYEMSV
- the lptB gene encoding LPS export ABC transporter ATP-binding protein, which gives rise to MNKLSAHNLNKHIKKTKIVQDISLEVNSGEVVGLLGPNGAGKTTTFYMICGLLHPSSGKVMLNHTDITKLPLHQRSNLGIGYLPQESSIFKDLSTEENLMLAAEISIKNAKDRQIKIEKMLEEFNIEPIRSRKGVSLSGGERRRVEIARALVKDPKFILLDEPFAGVDPRAVSDIQNIILRLTELDIGVLITDHNVRETLSVCSRTYVIKGGALLASGNAEEIYANELVRKYYLGEHFKA
- the tsaE gene encoding tRNA (adenosine(37)-N6)-threonylcarbamoyltransferase complex ATPase subunit type 1 TsaE; the encoded protein is MCEYVLSESAVGELCHTLKNKICKGYIVLLRGDLGSGKTTLVRSFVASENKQRKEEVTSPTFSLAQAYKSQDYGVIYHYDIYRKDIQDMLELGLLEMFEEEGLHFVEWGDEHLEKILRQNGFKVMSITINTNATLDNRIYKVAL
- a CDS encoding DNA polymerase III subunit gamma/tau; its protein translation is MSSIALALKYRPTCFSDLVGQNAISQTLSLALDSQHISHAYLFSGLRGSGKTSSARIFARALQCENGPTSTPCGNCASCVAALQNKHMDIIEMDAASSRGIDDIKKVIEQTKYRPSFARFKIFIIDEVHMLSKEAFNALLKTLEEPPEFVKFILATTDPLKLPATILSRTQHFRFKQIPHRLVVEHITQILNKEGVSYEPQALDIIARSGSGSLRDTLTLLDQAIIFCKNHIEVTGVTDMLGVVDPQVLDDYFQSILHKNEQNTHKIMQILQEYECEMILDEMMLFLKDKLLKESVDFPPLLLERFARILSESKSLLNLNTDGAFVLLLCAMKMQEALKVKDIESMIEELEAELFNGASSTSNTHIQQSYTPPSLTSSEVHTPNSSHNNTSPTLNAHLRFSTLVQKIKDRNVGLGEIFERNVVFVDFDGEVLRWRSTAQGEDKEQLKEHFSIIKALVAEIFGSQVSIQVIPQSTSEQNIILSSENTSTNTHIPHSNTSSTLDISTDKAMLDARDAFLTQNKDLISAIKDSVGIKEVIMQDSQTGGSNV